One Sphingopyxis macrogoltabida genomic region harbors:
- the efp gene encoding elongation factor P produces the protein MKITGVEIRPGNIIEYEGGIWKVTKIQHTQPGKGGAYMQVEAKNLIDGRKLNNRFRSADTVEKVRLDTKDFQFLYAEGDDLVFMDKDSFEQINIGKDVVGEAHEFLQDGMDVVLELWEERPISVELPETIEATIVEADAVVKGQTASSSYKPAILDNGVRVMVPPHITSGTRIVVHVYDREYVRRAD, from the coding sequence ATGAAAATCACCGGCGTTGAAATCCGTCCCGGCAATATTATCGAATATGAAGGCGGCATCTGGAAGGTCACCAAGATCCAGCACACCCAGCCGGGCAAGGGCGGCGCCTACATGCAGGTCGAAGCCAAGAATCTGATCGACGGGCGCAAGCTCAACAACCGTTTCCGCAGCGCCGACACGGTCGAAAAGGTCCGCCTCGACACCAAGGATTTCCAGTTCCTCTATGCCGAGGGCGACGATCTGGTGTTCATGGACAAGGACAGCTTCGAACAGATCAACATCGGCAAGGATGTCGTCGGCGAGGCGCACGAGTTCCTGCAGGACGGCATGGATGTCGTGCTCGAGCTTTGGGAAGAACGTCCGATCTCGGTCGAACTCCCCGAAACGATCGAAGCGACGATCGTCGAGGCCGACGCGGTGGTGAAGGGCCAGACGGCGTCGTCGTCGTACAAGCCCGCGATCCTCGACAATGGCGTGCGCGTGATGGTGCCGCCGCACATCACCAGCGGTACCCGCATCGTCGTGCATGTGTACGACCGCGAATATGTTCGCCGCGCCGACTAA
- a CDS encoding inositol monophosphatase family protein — protein sequence MAVSGIITVMERAARKAGTKLRRDFGEIEHLQVSQKGPADFVSKADQAAERTLYDELTRDRPGWGFVLEEGGVIEGEPGKPRFIIDPLDGTSNFLHAIPHFAISIAVQEPKPGGGWGDVTSALIYQPVTDESYWAERGRGAWLHDRRLRVSSRRHLNECLIATGIPYMGHGNMAQWSRIFGAVAPEVAGIRRFGAASLDLAWVAAGRYDGFWESDLQVWDVAAGMLLVREAGGFVSDYRGGDRAIERSEYIAGSGAVHSKLQKLVAGALRNA from the coding sequence ATGGCCGTATCGGGCATCATCACCGTCATGGAACGCGCCGCGCGCAAGGCGGGCACGAAGCTGCGCCGCGACTTCGGCGAGATCGAGCATTTGCAGGTCTCGCAAAAGGGTCCGGCCGACTTCGTGTCGAAGGCCGATCAGGCCGCCGAGCGGACGCTGTACGACGAGCTGACCCGCGACCGCCCGGGCTGGGGCTTCGTGCTCGAAGAGGGCGGGGTGATCGAAGGCGAACCAGGCAAGCCGCGCTTCATCATCGACCCGCTCGACGGCACGTCGAACTTCCTGCACGCCATCCCGCATTTCGCGATCTCGATCGCGGTGCAGGAGCCGAAGCCCGGCGGCGGCTGGGGCGATGTCACCTCCGCGCTGATCTACCAGCCGGTGACCGATGAAAGCTATTGGGCCGAGCGCGGCCGCGGCGCCTGGCTGCACGACCGGCGCCTGCGGGTGTCGTCGCGCCGCCACCTCAACGAATGCCTGATCGCCACCGGCATCCCCTATATGGGGCATGGCAATATGGCGCAGTGGAGCCGCATTTTCGGCGCGGTCGCCCCCGAGGTTGCGGGCATCCGCCGTTTCGGCGCTGCCAGCCTCGACCTCGCATGGGTCGCGGCGGGCCGCTATGACGGCTTCTGGGAAAGCGACCTTCAGGTCTGGGACGTCGCGGCGGGCATGCTGCTGGTGCGCGAAGCCGGCGGTTTCGTCAGCGATTATCGCGGCGGCGACCGCGCGATCGAGCGCAGCGAATATATCGCCGGCAGCGGCGCCGTGCACTCGAAGCTGCAGAAGCTGGTGGCGGGCGCACTGCGCAACGCGTGA